A genome region from Methylobacterium sp. FF17 includes the following:
- the rlmN gene encoding 23S rRNA (adenine(2503)-C(2))-methyltransferase RlmN: protein MATASFDTARRDTSAVPAIEKLPEFEPQTPPLGRASLVGLTREQLKARLGAIGVSEREQRMRSGQIWHWLNVRGAKAFDEMTNVGKGLKAQLADAYTLDRPEVITEQVSRDGTRKWLMRMAPTGKHDHNRGAEIECVYIPGRGRGTLCVSSQVGCTLTCSFCHTGTQRLVRNLTAAEITAQVVVARDHLNDWAGQNPTAPGEDETRRKVTNIVFMGMGEPLYNLDNVVDAVGVMADQEGLGLSRRRITVSTSGVVPQMQRLGDEAHAMLAISLHAVRDDLRDTLVPLNRKYPLAELLAACRAYPGLNNARRITFEYVMLKGINDTDADARELVRLLKGIPAKINLIPFNPWPGSVYECSDWERIERFSEIVYEAGYASPVRTPRGRDILAACGQLKSETEKLRARARMMLEDGIGAEGVYAGADDGDED from the coding sequence ATGGCGACGGCGTCGTTCGACACCGCCCGGCGCGACACGAGCGCCGTTCCCGCAATTGAGAAGCTGCCCGAGTTCGAGCCGCAGACGCCGCCGCTCGGGCGCGCTTCCCTCGTGGGGCTCACCCGTGAGCAGTTGAAAGCCCGGCTCGGCGCTATCGGCGTCTCCGAGCGCGAGCAGCGCATGCGCTCCGGCCAGATCTGGCACTGGCTCAACGTGCGCGGCGCCAAGGCCTTCGACGAGATGACCAATGTCGGCAAGGGCCTGAAGGCCCAGCTGGCGGACGCCTACACCCTCGACCGGCCGGAGGTGATCACCGAGCAGGTCTCGCGGGACGGCACCCGCAAGTGGCTGATGCGCATGGCCCCCACGGGCAAGCACGACCACAATCGCGGCGCCGAGATCGAGTGCGTCTACATTCCGGGGCGCGGGCGCGGCACCCTCTGCGTCTCGAGCCAGGTCGGCTGCACCCTGACCTGCTCGTTCTGCCACACCGGCACCCAGCGCCTCGTGCGCAACCTGACGGCGGCCGAAATCACCGCGCAGGTCGTGGTGGCCCGCGACCATCTCAACGACTGGGCCGGGCAGAACCCCACCGCCCCGGGCGAGGACGAGACCCGGCGCAAGGTCACCAACATCGTGTTCATGGGCATGGGTGAGCCTCTCTACAATCTCGACAACGTCGTGGACGCGGTCGGGGTGATGGCCGACCAGGAGGGGCTGGGCCTCTCCCGCCGCCGGATCACGGTCTCGACCTCCGGCGTCGTGCCGCAGATGCAGCGCCTCGGCGACGAGGCCCACGCCATGCTGGCGATCTCGCTCCACGCGGTGCGCGACGACCTGCGCGACACCCTCGTGCCCCTGAACCGGAAGTATCCGCTCGCCGAACTGCTCGCGGCCTGCCGCGCCTATCCGGGCCTCAACAACGCCCGGCGCATCACCTTCGAGTACGTGATGCTGAAGGGCATCAACGACACGGACGCGGATGCCCGCGAACTCGTGCGCCTGCTCAAGGGGATCCCGGCCAAGATCAACCTGATCCCGTTCAACCCCTGGCCGGGCAGCGTCTACGAATGCTCGGATTGGGAGCGGATCGAACGCTTCTCGGAGATTGTCTACGAGGCCGGCTACGCCTCGCCGGTGCGCACCCCGCGCGGGCGCGACATCCTGGCGGCCTGCGGCCAGCTCAAGAGCGAGACCGAGAAGCTGCGCGCCCGCGCCCGGATGATGCTGGAGGACGGCATCGGCGCCGAGGGCGTCTATGCGGGTGCCGACGACGGCGACGAAGACTGA